The proteins below are encoded in one region of Candidatus Binatia bacterium:
- a CDS encoding glycosyltransferase N-terminal domain-containing protein: MGAGLAVYRGLTWGLGLVLPAAAGLGRADGAWRGALTGASAEGAASAGSIWVHAASMGEVGAARRWVDALVEAGVRPPLLLTTRTRTGLERARREMPGRVAARIAPLDLPQTVRALLESACPSRLDVVETEVWPNLILEARRARVAVVFVSGTVSARTERRLRALGVAGPALLGNGVFALARDDEAAARFRALGIPEARVRVAGDLKADFPSPAAVPAEGERVAVVFGSFRPGEEATALAIAEALHGMGVEEGRPATPPARPLLVVAPRHEEGAARARRLFAGAGYAVFERGAAERSVETLPAWLSRAASGARTRVAILSTHGELPEAYDHARVAIVGGTFAPFGGHTPLEAASRGCPVIAGPYHDAVARALGAIARDGGAAIAPDPASAAAVAASWWRDGGFAARSQAALRAARSLGGAARRGLEALEAWRLVP, encoded by the coding sequence ATGGGCGCCGGTCTCGCGGTCTATCGCGGCCTCACCTGGGGCCTGGGCCTGGTGCTCCCGGCCGCCGCGGGACTCGGCCGGGCCGACGGCGCCTGGCGGGGCGCGCTGACCGGCGCGAGCGCCGAGGGGGCGGCGAGCGCGGGGAGCATCTGGGTGCACGCCGCCTCCATGGGCGAAGTGGGCGCCGCGCGCCGGTGGGTGGACGCGCTCGTCGAGGCGGGCGTGCGGCCGCCGCTCCTCCTCACCACGCGCACGAGGACCGGCCTGGAGCGGGCGCGCCGCGAGATGCCGGGCCGTGTGGCCGCCCGCATCGCGCCGCTCGATCTGCCCCAGACCGTCCGCGCCCTCCTGGAGTCCGCCTGCCCCTCGCGGCTCGACGTCGTCGAGACCGAAGTGTGGCCCAACCTGATCCTCGAGGCGCGCCGCGCGCGCGTCGCGGTCGTGTTCGTGAGCGGCACGGTCTCCGCCCGCACGGAGCGGCGCCTCCGCGCGCTCGGCGTGGCCGGCCCGGCGCTCCTGGGAAACGGCGTCTTCGCGCTCGCGCGGGACGACGAGGCCGCCGCGCGCTTTCGCGCCCTCGGAATTCCCGAAGCGCGCGTGCGCGTCGCGGGCGATCTCAAGGCCGACTTCCCGTCTCCCGCCGCCGTTCCGGCCGAGGGGGAGCGCGTCGCGGTCGTGTTCGGAAGCTTCCGGCCGGGCGAGGAGGCGACGGCGCTTGCGATCGCGGAGGCGCTCCACGGCATGGGTGTGGAGGAGGGGCGTCCGGCGACTCCTCCGGCTCGTCCGCTCCTCGTGGTGGCGCCGCGTCACGAAGAAGGAGCCGCCCGGGCGCGGCGGCTGTTCGCGGGCGCGGGCTATGCCGTGTTCGAGCGCGGCGCGGCGGAGCGCTCCGTCGAGACCCTGCCGGCATGGCTTTCGCGCGCCGCAAGCGGCGCCCGGACGAGGGTCGCGATCCTCTCGACCCACGGCGAGCTGCCCGAGGCCTACGACCACGCGCGCGTCGCGATCGTGGGCGGCACCTTTGCGCCCTTCGGCGGCCATACGCCGCTCGAGGCCGCGTCGCGCGGATGCCCGGTGATCGCGGGCCCCTACCACGATGCCGTCGCGCGCGCGCTCGGTGCGATCGCGCGGGACGGGGGCGCCGCCATCGCGCCCGACCCGGCCTCCGCCGCGGCGGTTGCGGCCTCGTGGTGGCGCGACGGCGGTTTCGCCGCGCGGAGCCAGGCCGCGCTCCGGGCCGCGAGATCGCTGGGCGGCGCGGCGCGCCGCGGACTGGAAGCGCTCGAAGCCTGGAGACTCGTTCCGTGA
- a CDS encoding tetraacyldisaccharide 4'-kinase produces the protein MTRRFGRGPAGAVESSWSGAPGTVPWTLALGPAASLYEAAASRARRRAAATRRLASGVDVIAVGNLTVGGTGKSSLARWIAARAGARGRAALLLRGHGGSRSGEEPRALPDFAGYPLARAAEWFGDEAAAHRAALPACVAVVAGHDRWRAALLAREGYGARTVVLDDGWEQGTLAWNALWVALDPERPAGNGRELPAGPLRRPPRTLGEAHVLAFVLERADQEVPDAVVAWARQFAPIACAARFRRVLRGLARAGLPGARPEPVGQALPGPALLLSAVGAPARLERFVRGAGITIAAHAAFPDHARVEPGRLRELMREAARRGAVAAIVTEKDEYRWSLPPDPPIPVLALRTDLEPLDPVDRLPGIAPGPIRANCGGEPIAVPTGAATGAAT, from the coding sequence GTGACGCGGCGCTTCGGGCGGGGGCCGGCGGGAGCGGTCGAGTCCTCCTGGTCGGGAGCGCCCGGCACCGTTCCCTGGACGCTCGCGCTCGGTCCCGCCGCTTCGCTCTACGAAGCCGCCGCCTCGCGCGCGCGGCGGCGCGCGGCCGCGACGCGCCGGCTCGCAAGCGGCGTGGACGTGATCGCGGTCGGAAACCTGACGGTGGGGGGCACGGGAAAGTCGTCGCTCGCGCGGTGGATCGCCGCGCGTGCCGGCGCCAGGGGCCGCGCGGCACTGCTCCTCCGCGGGCACGGGGGAAGCCGCTCCGGGGAGGAGCCGCGGGCGCTGCCCGATTTCGCGGGCTATCCGCTCGCGCGCGCCGCCGAATGGTTCGGGGACGAGGCGGCCGCCCATCGCGCGGCGCTCCCCGCGTGCGTCGCCGTGGTCGCGGGCCACGACCGCTGGCGCGCGGCGCTCCTGGCCCGGGAAGGCTACGGCGCGCGCACCGTGGTGCTCGACGACGGATGGGAGCAGGGAACGCTCGCCTGGAACGCGCTCTGGGTGGCGCTCGACCCGGAACGCCCCGCGGGAAACGGGCGCGAGCTTCCGGCCGGCCCCCTGCGGCGGCCACCGCGCACGCTGGGCGAAGCCCACGTGCTCGCGTTCGTGCTGGAGCGCGCGGACCAGGAGGTCCCGGACGCCGTGGTCGCCTGGGCGCGTCAGTTCGCTCCGATCGCATGCGCCGCGCGGTTTCGCCGCGTGCTGCGCGGCCTGGCGCGCGCGGGACTGCCCGGAGCGCGCCCCGAGCCGGTCGGCCAGGCGCTTCCGGGCCCGGCCCTCCTCCTCTCGGCGGTGGGCGCTCCCGCGCGCCTCGAGCGCTTCGTCCGGGGCGCGGGAATCACTATTGCCGCCCATGCGGCCTTTCCCGATCATGCGCGGGTGGAACCCGGCCGGCTGCGGGAGCTGATGCGGGAGGCGGCCCGCCGCGGCGCGGTCGCGGCGATCGTCACGGAGAAAGACGAATACCGCTGGTCGCTTCCTCCCGATCCGCCGATCCCGGTGCTGGCGCTCCGGACCGACCTGGAGCCGCTCGATCCGGTGGACCGCCTGCCCGGCATCGCCCCGGGACCGATCCGCGCCAACTGCGGCGGCGAACCGATCGCGGTCCCCACCGGCGCCGCGACCGGCGCCGCGACCTGA
- the lpxB gene encoding lipid-A-disaccharide synthase: protein MAAGDPSGDRLGAALLAALRARGVRVEAAGLAGPALREAGMHAAAPMESVAVMGFAEVIRHLPAIRRARAAVLGLLEQDPEAIFLPIDSPGLNLGLARAAHRMGRRVVYYVLPQVWAWGYGRVRRIREDVDLMLLLFRFEEAIAAREGIAARWVGHPAGALAPPPAARDDARSALGIEDDATLIALLPGSRVGEVRRHLAPMLDAAARLAGPWAKPVRVVVSDAGPVAETAARGDAASLWNTVRPLRVAGSSAPLLAACDIALVASGTATLEAAVIGAPFVIVYRTGRLNYEIARRLVRLPRVGLANIVVGVDAAPECIQDRATGIEIARAAVPLLVEPARREAQRAAFAPLPGLLGGGGSADRAAEALIEFVERGRVPAAAGAAHGAGG from the coding sequence ATCGCCGCCGGCGACCCCTCGGGGGACCGCCTGGGCGCGGCACTCCTCGCGGCGCTTCGCGCGCGCGGCGTGCGCGTGGAGGCGGCGGGCCTGGCCGGGCCCGCGCTCCGCGAGGCCGGGATGCACGCGGCCGCGCCGATGGAATCGGTGGCCGTCATGGGATTCGCCGAAGTGATCCGCCATCTCCCCGCCATCCGCCGCGCGCGCGCCGCCGTGCTCGGGCTTCTCGAGCAGGACCCCGAAGCCATCTTCCTGCCGATCGACTCCCCGGGGCTGAATCTGGGACTGGCCCGCGCCGCGCATCGCATGGGGCGCCGCGTCGTCTACTACGTCCTGCCTCAGGTCTGGGCCTGGGGCTACGGCCGCGTGCGTCGGATCCGCGAGGACGTGGACCTCATGCTGCTCCTCTTCCGCTTCGAGGAGGCGATCGCCGCGCGGGAGGGAATCGCCGCGCGCTGGGTGGGCCACCCCGCGGGAGCGCTCGCGCCCCCGCCCGCGGCGCGGGACGACGCGCGATCCGCGCTCGGGATCGAGGACGACGCCACGCTGATCGCCCTCCTTCCCGGAAGCCGCGTCGGGGAAGTGCGCCGCCATCTCGCGCCGATGCTCGATGCCGCCGCGCGTCTGGCCGGTCCGTGGGCGAAGCCGGTCCGCGTGGTGGTGAGCGACGCCGGCCCGGTCGCCGAGACCGCGGCGCGCGGGGACGCGGCGTCCCTCTGGAACACGGTGCGCCCCCTTCGCGTGGCCGGCTCGTCGGCGCCGCTGCTCGCCGCCTGCGACATCGCGCTGGTCGCCTCGGGCACCGCCACGCTCGAGGCCGCGGTGATCGGCGCGCCGTTTGTGATCGTCTACCGCACCGGGCGGCTCAACTACGAGATCGCGCGGCGCCTGGTCCGCCTCCCGCGCGTCGGGCTCGCCAACATCGTCGTCGGGGTCGACGCCGCTCCCGAGTGCATCCAGGACCGCGCCACCGGGATCGAGATCGCGCGCGCCGCAGTACCGCTGCTCGTGGAGCCCGCGCGCCGCGAGGCGCAGCGCGCCGCGTTCGCGCCCCTGCCGGGGCTCCTCGGCGGCGGAGGCTCGGCCGACCGAGCGGCCGAGGCGCTGATCGAGTTCGTGGAGCGGGGCCGCGTCCCGGCCGCTGCGGGCGCGGCGCACGGAGCGGGAGGGTGA
- a CDS encoding Gfo/Idh/MocA family oxidoreductase, producing the protein MRTLRAGVAGLGHLGTLHARAWQRIEGVELVGGFDPDPDARARAEEALGIKMHDSLAALLAGLDLLSIAAPTPAHHDLAKAALARGIATLVEKPMAATPAEGEGILALARAQGAVLAVGQIERMNPAVRAALPHLKAPRFIEAHRLAPPVPRGTDVDVILDLMIHDLDLALLATRSRVVDVQAVGVPVVTPRIDIANARITFESGCVANMTASRISKEKVRKIRFFEASEYLSIDCLHRTVEAYALEPAGPENPDAHWLARIRPLAIAVSGDDPLETELRHFTALRADPARSWAESETALEALRVADRVRRQVEHRPVRSEPTGPSVPV; encoded by the coding sequence GTGAGAACCCTCCGCGCGGGGGTCGCGGGGCTCGGACATCTGGGGACCCTGCACGCCCGCGCCTGGCAGCGCATCGAGGGGGTGGAGCTGGTCGGGGGGTTCGATCCCGACCCCGACGCCCGCGCGCGGGCCGAGGAGGCGCTCGGGATCAAGATGCACGACTCCCTGGCCGCGCTGCTCGCGGGGCTCGATCTCCTCTCGATCGCCGCGCCGACGCCGGCGCATCATGATCTCGCCAAGGCCGCGCTCGCCCGCGGCATCGCGACCCTGGTCGAGAAGCCGATGGCCGCCACGCCGGCGGAGGGCGAGGGGATCCTCGCCCTGGCCCGCGCCCAGGGCGCCGTGCTGGCCGTGGGGCAGATCGAGCGGATGAATCCCGCGGTGCGCGCGGCGCTCCCGCACCTCAAGGCGCCGCGCTTCATCGAGGCGCACCGCCTGGCGCCGCCCGTCCCGCGCGGCACCGACGTCGACGTGATCCTCGATCTCATGATCCACGATCTCGATCTCGCCCTCCTCGCCACGCGCTCGCGCGTCGTGGACGTGCAGGCGGTCGGCGTCCCGGTGGTCACGCCGCGCATCGACATCGCGAACGCGCGGATCACGTTCGAGAGCGGCTGCGTCGCGAACATGACCGCGAGCCGGATCTCGAAGGAGAAGGTCCGGAAGATCCGCTTCTTCGAGGCGAGCGAATACCTCTCGATCGATTGCCTGCACCGGACGGTCGAGGCGTACGCGCTCGAGCCCGCCGGGCCCGAGAATCCCGACGCGCACTGGCTCGCGCGCATCCGCCCGCTGGCCATCGCGGTCTCCGGCGACGATCCGCTGGAGACCGAGCTCCGGCACTTCACGGCCCTTCGCGCCGATCCCGCCCGCTCCTGGGCCGAATCCGAGACGGCGCTCGAGGCGCTGCGGGTCGCCGACCGGGTCCGCCGGCAGGTCGAGCATCGTCCCGTCCGGAGCGAACCGACCGGCCCCAGCGTTCCGGTCTGA